AACTTCTGACGTTACTTCTCTTCAAAGAATACCGGAAAGAAGATTATCGTACAGTCATATGGAACCTCGAAGAGATGGATCGTATCCGAGCAGTACTCGGGCTTACAACTATCCCTCACTTCACAACGCTCCAAAAATTTCTCTGTCGTATCAAATCCTTGTACTTCGATCTTCTCTTCAAAAATACTCTGAAATTATTCTACTCAGAGGACGGTACAATCTCTATCACAGCCATCGATTCGTCCGGGTTCACCAGCGGATATTCCAGTCACTATTACTCCGTAAGAACCGGAAAAATCCGGAAACATTTCCTAAAAACTTCGATTGCTGTCGATACTGATCAGCAGGTAATTACTGGATTCACGATATCGAAAAGCCGGGTCCACGATTCTCAACATGCTTTCATTCTTCTCAAGAGATGCCACAAATCTCGGAGATCGAGTGTTATCTCATGGACAGAGGATACGATTCTGAAAAAATGCACCGAATGATCCGGGAATCTCTGAATGCTGATTCGGTTATTCCTACCAGAATCTGGAAAAATACCGAACATGTCTGGGGAAAATATCGTAAAGAAATGACCGACAATTTTGATTCAACCCGTTACCGAAAACGGTTCCTGGTTGAAACCAAGTTCTCGGTTCTCAAACGAAGGTTCGGGGCTGACCTGAAATCTCGATTATTTCAGATTCAGAAGAAGGAAATCTCTTGCAAAATCATTCTCGCTAACCTTGACAGGTTCATACAATTTGTTTGGATTGAGGTTTTCTACAGAGCAAAATTTTTCAAACTCTACAAAATAAGATTGGATTCAAAAAAACAAAGCAAATCCATCAAAATTTAATCGAAGGCTGTAAACTTCAGCATATTACACGTAACACTATTGATATTGCAATTCATCAAAAACTACTTCCTTTCTGCAATCATTCAACAAAAGAACCAAAATTTGGACTTGTTGATGGTACATCTTTAGTTATTATGGATGAACAAAACATTCCATTGATTATTAGTTTTGATGATCATTTCGATTCCATTCCTTTCATCCAAAGAATCTTCAGTGTCGATACTATTCCACATGCGTATTGATGTATAATAGCAGTTTAAAAAACAATTGATAAAACATTTTCACAATTATTATTAGTTGACCATGTAATCCCCCATGAAAATCACGTTATCCGGTGGATACGATGATGGGGGCTGATGCCCCCATACCCCCACCTGCGATGCCTGCCGCCGCCCCCGACGGGGCGCCCCCGCGGCGGCTTTGATTACCGGCTCATCCAATGTACCTTTAATGTGCCCCGCCGTGCCGTATCAACGCCTTAAAGCGGTGAGCTCTCCCGGCAATCCCCGTCTCGCTCCCGTCCGGCACAATGCAGGGTGGCCTTTTATGGAATATCCTGAAGTGATCCTACTGGCATTATCAATACAGTAATAAGTCTCAAGACAAGATTTCCCAACAGAGACTAAAGAGGAACCAGCGGAATCCACCATGCCCGGACCGGAGACTAAAAAAGCAGAACTCAAGATTTCAGGAATGCACTGTGCAACCTGTGCGGTAACAATCGAGGAATCCTTATCCCGGATACCGGAAGTTGTGCAGGCCCGGGTAAATTTCGGGACGGATACGGCTCATGTCGAGTTTATGCCGGAAAAAATCTCGCTTGGTGTTCTCGAGAACGCCGTGAAAGATGCCGGATACGGCGTCATCAACCGGGAAGTGACCATCAAAGTCGGGGGAATGATGTGTGCGACCTGTGTCGAGACCATCGAGAGCGCCCTGAAGGCACTCCCCGGTGTTGTAGCAGCCAGCATCAATCTGGGGACCGAAAACGCATATGTCACCTACAATCCTTCGGTCTCGGATATTCCGGATTTTAAAGCTGCCATCGAGGATGCCGGCTACCAGTTCCTGGGCATTGCCGGTGAGGTGAGCGAGGAGGCGGAACGCGCTGCACGGGACGCCGACCTCCATGCCAAATTCATGAGATTTATCATCGGGTTTGCGGTCAGCATCCCGCTCATGCTCGCCATGTACATCCCGCTCCCGGTATCCATGCAAAACCTGGCGTACCTGATGCTCATCATCGCCACACCGGTCTTTGTCTACGTGGCTTACCCGATCTTCCGGGCTGCATACACGGCGCTTCGCAACCGTTCCCTCTCAATGGATGTGATGTATGCGATGGGTACCGGCGTGGTATACGGGGCAAGTGTGCTTGGGACCTTCGGGATCGTCCTTACCCAGGATTACATGTTCTATGATACGGCGATAATGCTCGCCGCCTTCCTGATGCTCGGCCGGTTTCTTGAAGGACGTGCCAAAGGCCGGACTTCAGAAGCGATCCGGAAACTTGCCGGTCTCCGGGTAAAGAGCGCGACTGTTCTCCGCGACGGGGTGGAGACGGATGTCGCCCTTGAGGAAGTAATTGCCGGGGACCGGGTCATCGTCAGGCCCGGTGCAAAAGTGCCGGTCGACGGGCTGGTGATTTCCGGCGAGAGTTATGTCGATGAATCCATGATCACCGGCGAGTCCATTCCTGCGCTCAGGGCCCCGGGGAGCAAGGTCGTAGGCGGGACACTGAATACCAACAGCGTGCTCACCATTGAGGCAACGAAAGTGGGCAGGGACACGATGCTTGCCCAGATCATCCGGATGGTCGAGGAGGCGCAGGGTTCAAAACCCCCCGTGCAGCGGATTGCGGATATTGCCGTATCGTATTTTATCCCGGCAGTGCTGCTGATCGCTGCAGGAGCCTTCCTGCTGTGGTACGTTGTGCTCCACGCGACCCTCATCTTCGCACTCTCGGCACTCATCTCGGTCCTTGTCGTTGCCTGTCCCTGTGCTCTCGGGCTTGCCACGCCAACGGCGATCACGGTCGGCGTCGGGCGGGGTGCCGAACTGGGTATCCTGATCCGGAACGGGGAGGCACTCGAAGCTGCAAAGAGCGTCACAACCATACTCTTCGATAAAACCGGCACGCTCACCAAAGGAAAACCGGAAGTAACCGATATTGTCCCGGCCGGTATTACGGAAGAGACGCTCCTCTCCATTGCCGCAAGTGTTGAGAAAGATTCCGAACATCCCATTGCCCAGGCAATTGTCCGGAAAGCCAGGTTCCGCAATATCCGGATCGAGCCGGTCCAGAACCTGAACACCATTCCCGGAAAAGGAGTTTCCGCTTCTTACCTCGGGGAACCGGTCCTTGCAGGGAACCGCTCCCTGATCTCCGACAATGGCGTGCAGATTTCCGCATTGCTCGAGAAACAGATTGCAGATCTCGAGGAGAAGGGAAAGACCACGGTAATCGTGGCAACAGCCGGCCAGCCGACCGGGGTTATCGCCGTAGCGGATACGCTGAAGGATACCAGCCGCGAAGCCGTGTCCCGGCTCAGCGAGATGGGGCTTGAGATCGTCATGATAACCGGCGACAACCGCCGGACTGCTGCAGCGGTAGCACATGATCTTGGCATCAGCCGGGTGATCGCCGGGGTGCTTCCAGCGGACAAGGAAGCTGAGGTGACGGCGCTCCAGCAGCAGGGAAAGGTTGTCGCATTTGTCGGGGACGGGATTAACGATGCACCGGCTCTCGCAAAGGCCGACGTGGGAATAGCCATCGGCAGCGGTACGGACGTGGCGATCGAGAGCGGGGATATCGTTCTCATACGGGATGATCTTCTCGACGTGGTCGCAGCCCTCCAGCTCTCGAAAAAAGTGATGGGGCGGATCAAGGCAAACATCTTCTGGGCATTTGCCTACAATGCCGCGCTCATCCCGGTGGCGGCAGGGGTGCTCTACCCTTCGTTTGGCATCAGTTTCAGGCCGGAACTCGCGGCCCTTGCAATGGCGGCAAGCTCTGTTACGGTGGTTTCCCTCTCCCTGTTATTGAAAAAGTATATACCTGATGCAAAACGAGGCAGATAACTGAGGTGTACTATGGCAATCGATCCCATCTGCAAGATGACCGTTGACGAGAAGACCGCGAAATTTACCAGTGAATACAAGGGGAAGAAGTATTATTTCTGCGCCCCGGGCTGCAAGAAGAAATTCGATGCGGACCCCCAGAAGTACGCGTAACCGGAACTACCTGCTTTTCCGCGCAATGCATAAAATCAGCGCGGATTTTCCCTTTTTTCCCCGTTTTCCGGATAATCTTCATATAGGAACAGGCAGCACCTTTTTCTAGGCACATCGTCCTGAACACAAAGACATTGGAAGGATCATGGCGTTTTTCATCATCAGTCCGGAAATTTATTCCTGGGTCATCCTTCCGCTCCTCATCTTTCTTGCCCGCATCGGCGATGTGAGCATGGAGACTATCCGGGTCATCTATATCTCAAAAGGGATCAAGTACCTTGCCCCGATCATAGCGTTCTTCGAGATCGTGATCTGGCTGCTTGCCATGGAAGTTGTCATGAGCGATCTGGCGAATATCGCCAACTTCCTCGCTTACGCATTTGGTTTTGCCATGGGAACGTACATCGGTCTCGTCATCGAAGAAAAGCTCTCGATCGGCATGGTCATCATGCGGATTATCACGACCAATGATTCCACGGATGAGATCATCTCCTTCCTGGAAGCGGAAAATTATGGGATTACAAGCCTGGATGCCACCGGTTCACGGGGCAACGTCAAGATGATCATTACTCTTGTGAACCGTGCGGATGTCCCGGCAATCACGAACCATCTCCAGACCACAAACCCGCAGGCATTCTTCTCCATCGAGGATATACGGTACGTAAACCAGGGGGTATTCCGGCCAAAGAAACAAAATACGATCACCGGCTGGTTCCATTCGATCACGCGGTCCCCGAAAAAGAAATAATTGCCCGGTAGAAATCCTTTTTTTTTAAGTAAGCACCTGACTAAACGATCGGCATTCGTTTTTTTGGGTCAGGTGGGTGCAGCCACTTGGGTTGCCTTCCCCATTGGTGGTGTGAAGGGACCAGAATCCTTTCAGGGAGCGTGAACGCAATCCTTTGAGCATTGAAAATTTCAGTACACCGGATTATATTTTCTTCCACGGTCCAGGCATATCCCTTAAAAGGAATCGGGACCGTCAGGATCCCGGACACGGGTATGTTAAAAAAGCGCCGGAGGAATCCATCCTCCGTTCATGGTATCCGGTTAACCGGACTTGCGGAACAGGGCCGGGTTCTGCCTGCGGATCCACCAGCGCCGGACCAGGAACCCGACAGCTACAATAATGGCGATTATGGCAATTCCTGCCCCGATAAGCCAGGCCGGGACACTGCCTGCACCTGCCGGGCCGGCCACCGGTGCCGGTACTGCAGTTGTTGAAGCAGTCACCGGCAGGGTTGTAGGCAGTATTGATGCCGTAACGGTCGTGGCAGGGACCATCTCATTGAACGTGAGAGCAGTTCCATTCACTTTTTTGTCGGTGATGGTTACAACAGGGGTGGTTATGCCGGTAACAATGGCAGTCACATTCCCTGTGGTCGCAGTCTTCCGGGTTGTTATGGCAAAATACGAGAACGTCGGGGTAGTGCTGACAAAGTAATACGTATTGCCCGAGACATGGTCAAGTGCCGTCGGGAGTTCTGCCCACGTGCCATCATGGTTGTGCATGAGGACAATATCCGCAGGTGTCGCCCCGTGCGCCGTGAGCCAGGCTCCCGAAACGGCAAAGGTGATGGTCCCGTCGCTCACCGCATTCTGGTTCATGCCTACCACATCGATGGATACGACCTCGAGGGTCTCCCGCCCGGCAAGCGCGGATGTATCTATCCTGCCAACATCCGCCACAACCAGTTGCGTTGGCCCGACGGACCGTGATGGCACCACCGCAACCGCGATGATGGCGCCGGGCTCCCGCGAGGTGACCGGCTGGTTTACCTGGAAGTTCATGGCCTGGCCTGCCTGTACACCGGGTAAGGTTACTGCAGAGGCAGTACCGCGGCCGGGATCTGCATTATCGGAACTGCTGCCCCCGCCGGGGGTTTGAGTCGGTGTTGGTGTCGGGGCTGCTGTATACGTGAACTGGTCGGAGGAGGAAGTTGCAGATGTACCTGTGGCCGTGGTGACGGTTATATCGACCGTCCCGGCCGATCCTACCGGGGATGTTGCGGTGATCGTGGTATCGCTGTTCACCGTGTAGGATGCTGCATTGGCACTGCCGAATTTTACTGCGGTTGCTCCGGTAAAACCCGTTCCGGTAACAGTAACTGAGGTCCCACCGGCAGTTGTCCCTGATGTCGGCGAAATGCCGGTCACGGTCGGTGCGGAAACTGCAATTGAGTAAAGATACGCCGCGCCGGCATTTGAACCGGAAGTGGCATTATACTGTGCTCCTACGAGTGCCAGTGTCCCATCGGGGAGGAGGGTCACGATAGAACCGAATTGATCCTGCGAAGCGCCGCCGGTGAAGGTTTCAGTTGCAGCAGATACCGAGGTTGTCCCGCTCCAGCCTCCCGATGGTTTCGAGAAGAGATACGCCGCGCCGGCATTTGTACCGGCAGTGCCGTTCTGACTTGCTCCTGCGAGTGCCTTTGTCCCATCAGATGAGAGGGCCACGGAAACACCGAAGTTATTATTTGTAACGTCACCGGTGAAGGTTGCATTCGCAGCGGATGCCGGGGTTGTCCCGCTCCAGCCTCCCGATGGTTTCGAGAAGAGATACACCGTACCGGCATCTGTATCGGCAGTATCATTGCACGGTGCTCCTACGAGTGCCAGGGTCCCATCAGATGAGAGGGCCACAAAATAACCGAAATGGTCAAATGCAGCGCCACCGGTGAAGGTTGCATTCGCAGCGGAT
Above is a window of uncultured Methanoregula sp. DNA encoding:
- a CDS encoding heavy metal translocating P-type ATPase is translated as MPGPETKKAELKISGMHCATCAVTIEESLSRIPEVVQARVNFGTDTAHVEFMPEKISLGVLENAVKDAGYGVINREVTIKVGGMMCATCVETIESALKALPGVVAASINLGTENAYVTYNPSVSDIPDFKAAIEDAGYQFLGIAGEVSEEAERAARDADLHAKFMRFIIGFAVSIPLMLAMYIPLPVSMQNLAYLMLIIATPVFVYVAYPIFRAAYTALRNRSLSMDVMYAMGTGVVYGASVLGTFGIVLTQDYMFYDTAIMLAAFLMLGRFLEGRAKGRTSEAIRKLAGLRVKSATVLRDGVETDVALEEVIAGDRVIVRPGAKVPVDGLVISGESYVDESMITGESIPALRAPGSKVVGGTLNTNSVLTIEATKVGRDTMLAQIIRMVEEAQGSKPPVQRIADIAVSYFIPAVLLIAAGAFLLWYVVLHATLIFALSALISVLVVACPCALGLATPTAITVGVGRGAELGILIRNGEALEAAKSVTTILFDKTGTLTKGKPEVTDIVPAGITEETLLSIAASVEKDSEHPIAQAIVRKARFRNIRIEPVQNLNTIPGKGVSASYLGEPVLAGNRSLISDNGVQISALLEKQIADLEEKGKTTVIVATAGQPTGVIAVADTLKDTSREAVSRLSEMGLEIVMITGDNRRTAAAVAHDLGISRVIAGVLPADKEAEVTALQQQGKVVAFVGDGINDAPALAKADVGIAIGSGTDVAIESGDIVLIRDDLLDVVAALQLSKKVMGRIKANIFWAFAYNAALIPVAAGVLYPSFGISFRPELAALAMAASSVTVVSLSLLLKKYIPDAKRGR
- a CDS encoding YHS domain-containing protein, encoding MAIDPICKMTVDEKTAKFTSEYKGKKYYFCAPGCKKKFDADPQKYA
- a CDS encoding PGF-pre-PGF domain-containing protein, giving the protein MKHLPGISFCLFMVALLLLAGAAGAATPALITTTPANGVSTTSVPGPNAGTNFGAVATQMRSSLNGNLSFSLVTRDREKYPNGITPDAMGTLEKNTRASLSTVWHTSRTGIWTATQPDQMMGIRVSRDGNILITGENGSIGMQLAGLGRDQPLTGMPVSAIRADGTRLDIIRDDVTEWYVNGNTGIEQGMTIATRPGGTGMFQATYVLSGTLRPADLAGQAIIFSDRHGPVIVYGGLAAKDATGRALPASMTLNGNQLTWQIDDRDAVYPLTIDPQVVPASSATAFFPGGASNDQSGTSVALSSDGTLALVSAAGNSTSALYAGTAYLFSKPSGGWSGTTSASAANATFTGGAKDDSFGNSVALSSDGTLVLVGANYNDTAGSNAGTAYLFSKPSGGWSGTTSASAANATFTGGAKDDEFGYPVALSPDGTLAFVGARFNDTAGSNAGAAYLFSKPSGGWSGTTPASAANATFTGSVVNDYFGYFVTLSPDGTKAVVGAPWNDTAGSDAGTVYLFSKPSGGWSGTTPASAANATFTGGAAFDHFGYFVALSSDGTLALVGAPCNDTADTDAGTVYLFSKPSGGWSGTTPASAANATFTGDVTNNNFGVSVALSSDGTKALAGASQNGTAGTNAGAAYLFSKPSGGWSGTTSVSAATETFTGGASQDQFGSIVTLLPDGTLALVGAQYNATSGSNAGAAYLYSIAVSAPTVTGISPTSGTTAGGTSVTVTGTGFTGATAVKFGSANAASYTVNSDTTITATSPVGSAGTVDITVTTATGTSATSSSDQFTYTAAPTPTPTQTPGGGSSSDNADPGRGTASAVTLPGVQAGQAMNFQVNQPVTSREPGAIIAVAVVPSRSVGPTQLVVADVGRIDTSALAGRETLEVVSIDVVGMNQNAVSDGTITFAVSGAWLTAHGATPADIVLMHNHDGTWAELPTALDHVSGNTYYFVSTTPTFSYFAITTRKTATTGNVTAIVTGITTPVVTITDKKVNGTALTFNEMVPATTVTASILPTTLPVTASTTAVPAPVAGPAGAGSVPAWLIGAGIAIIAIIVAVGFLVRRWWIRRQNPALFRKSG
- a CDS encoding DUF5698 domain-containing protein, producing the protein MAFFIISPEIYSWVILPLLIFLARIGDVSMETIRVIYISKGIKYLAPIIAFFEIVIWLLAMEVVMSDLANIANFLAYAFGFAMGTYIGLVIEEKLSIGMVIMRIITTNDSTDEIISFLEAENYGITSLDATGSRGNVKMIITLVNRADVPAITNHLQTTNPQAFFSIEDIRYVNQGVFRPKKQNTITGWFHSITRSPKKK